Proteins encoded by one window of Candidatus Nitrosocosmicus hydrocola:
- a CDS encoding UDP-3-O-(3-hydroxymyristoyl)glucosamine N-acyltransferase — MSNWTIKDLLGCLDQKDYYLLKGQTNTIVNNMAPIDNSTSNDLTFCSTDDFDAIVSILRSNAGIILCKRKLEGLVYPLSDRNAKNISQSTDYSFQTRAEKQQLLVFVDNPRLLFIKLANKIRFGQSLTVPQMPRISKQAAVSESAQIGKNSHVGDFTTVDDECIIGDSTIIGQRVTLKNCTIGDNCYVQSGCIIGEDGFAFERVKDTNALEPFPHYGKVIIKDKVNIFANCSIARGSLSDTVINEGTNIDSLCHLAHNSSVGKNSQLAAGVIIGGSVKVGDSCWIGLNSTVKHKLKIGDNAIIGSGSSVIYDVTDKDIVAGVPAKSIKHKITISDDMLFLMMGQRIKEGKKNNHQKKIQSINQDVSEIGKNKDVLNKKRVVLF, encoded by the coding sequence GTGTCAAATTGGACAATTAAAGATCTCCTTGGTTGTTTGGACCAAAAAGATTATTACCTGTTAAAAGGTCAGACCAATACAATCGTCAACAATATGGCTCCGATAGATAATAGCACATCTAATGACTTGACATTCTGTTCCACAGATGATTTTGATGCTATAGTTTCAATTCTACGTTCTAATGCAGGAATAATTCTATGCAAAAGAAAATTGGAAGGGTTGGTCTACCCGTTGTCAGATAGAAATGCAAAAAACATCAGTCAGAGTACAGACTATTCTTTTCAGACTCGTGCTGAAAAGCAACAACTTTTAGTATTTGTGGATAATCCTCGGTTATTGTTTATAAAATTAGCAAACAAGATTAGGTTTGGCCAAAGCCTAACTGTCCCTCAAATGCCCAGAATATCAAAACAAGCTGCTGTGTCAGAATCTGCCCAAATAGGCAAGAATAGTCATGTAGGAGATTTTACAACCGTTGATGATGAATGCATTATTGGGGATAGCACAATTATAGGCCAAAGGGTAACTTTAAAAAACTGTACTATTGGTGATAACTGTTATGTACAATCTGGCTGTATTATTGGAGAGGACGGATTTGCCTTTGAGAGAGTGAAAGATACTAACGCATTAGAACCATTTCCTCACTATGGTAAAGTCATAATTAAGGATAAGGTAAACATTTTTGCTAACTGTTCTATAGCTAGAGGTTCGTTATCCGACACAGTGATTAATGAAGGGACCAATATCGACTCGCTATGTCATCTCGCCCATAATTCTTCGGTAGGAAAAAATAGTCAGTTGGCTGCAGGGGTTATTATTGGAGGTAGTGTCAAGGTAGGAGATAGTTGTTGGATAGGTCTTAACAGTACTGTTAAGCACAAGTTAAAGATAGGAGACAATGCAATAATTGGGTCAGGCAGTTCTGTAATTTACGATGTTACAGATAAAGATATTGTTGCAGGGGTCCCTGCCAAATCAATCAAACACAAAATTACCATAAGCGATGACATGTTGTTTCTGATGATGGGACAAAGAATCAAAGAAGGCAAGAAAAATAATCATCAAAAAAAAATACAATCAATAAATCAAGATGTATCTGAAATTGGGAAAAACAAAGACGTTCTGAATAAAAAAAGAGTGGTTTTGTTCTAA
- a CDS encoding CbtA family protein, with protein sequence MNSYTFIFISLLAGVIAGLILAGVNYFVAEPYIDQAIGIEIENSIAAGETVDFNELDTYRIWQKEGTFAAGAFLGITYGAILGIVYVIARKYLPSSDDRRKALILAGLMCLALYVVPFLKYPANPPAVGDPETIGLRDTLYTAYQLTSGLIVLGLSILMIKFKTVNNFKYLVPVFYVGLVGFIYAIFPANPDAITAPMDLVNSFRMVTFSTMVMFYIVLGIIFGMMWRKYKPHETTRITAA encoded by the coding sequence ATGAACTCGTATACGTTTATTTTTATTTCTCTATTAGCAGGTGTTATAGCTGGATTAATCTTGGCTGGGGTTAATTATTTTGTTGCAGAACCTTATATTGACCAAGCTATAGGGATAGAAATTGAAAATAGTATTGCTGCTGGAGAAACGGTCGATTTTAATGAATTAGATACTTATAGGATTTGGCAAAAAGAAGGCACATTTGCTGCAGGAGCTTTTCTTGGAATAACTTATGGTGCTATATTAGGAATAGTATATGTTATTGCGCGAAAATATCTACCATCTTCTGATGACCGAAGGAAAGCACTTATTTTGGCAGGATTAATGTGTTTGGCACTCTATGTCGTGCCTTTTCTCAAATATCCGGCCAATCCACCTGCGGTGGGTGATCCAGAAACAATTGGGTTGAGAGATACCTTGTACACAGCCTATCAATTAACCTCGGGTTTGATAGTCCTTGGTCTAAGTATTTTAATGATTAAATTCAAGACTGTTAATAATTTCAAATATTTGGTTCCTGTATTTTATGTTGGGCTAGTGGGATTTATTTATGCTATATTTCCTGCCAATCCAGATGCAATAACAGCACCAATGGATCTGGTTAACTCATTTAGGATGGTGACCTTTTCTACAATGGTCATGTTCTACATAGTGCTGGGAATCATATTTGGAATGATGTGGCGCAAGTACAAGCCCCATGAAACAACAAGGATAACAGCAGCCTAA
- a CDS encoding adenylate/guanylate cyclase domain-containing protein: MIEGSNDSDKSVSKDTVDDEDRRVLEDIIYKKNSSSSNDTEIFDLKTLVHLRQDRLWGAIKERYRYNTSIKRGQEYLVRHVDTKVPLVVMYADLVGSTKMSMTLPVEKLVTVIRAFSHELSSVIESLNGYVLKYAGDAIIAFFPSGFNKYLTCDNAYRCGKSMINIIRDGINPILSKHDFPNLSVKIGIDEGENIIFQYGYDKSSQVDILGYTMNVTSKITSITSPNKISVGENVYKLLHPQIQTSFKQVEFDSNEWKYIDIKSGDPYKVYTLK, from the coding sequence TTGATAGAAGGAAGTAACGATTCTGATAAATCCGTTAGTAAGGATACTGTAGATGACGAAGACAGAAGAGTTCTTGAAGATATTATATACAAGAAAAATAGTTCATCATCTAATGACACTGAAATATTTGATTTAAAAACTCTGGTTCATCTAAGACAAGATAGACTATGGGGTGCTATTAAAGAACGATACAGGTACAACACATCAATAAAGAGAGGGCAAGAATACCTCGTAAGACACGTGGATACCAAGGTACCTTTGGTTGTTATGTATGCAGATCTGGTTGGATCAACTAAGATGAGTATGACTTTGCCAGTTGAAAAGCTTGTGACAGTCATACGTGCGTTTTCTCATGAATTATCTTCAGTCATAGAAAGTTTAAATGGATATGTTCTCAAATATGCGGGTGACGCAATCATTGCATTTTTTCCATCAGGATTTAATAAATACTTGACCTGCGATAATGCATATCGATGCGGCAAGTCTATGATAAACATAATTAGAGATGGTATCAATCCTATACTAAGTAAACATGACTTTCCAAATTTATCAGTAAAGATTGGAATTGATGAAGGAGAGAATATAATTTTTCAATATGGATATGATAAGAGCTCACAAGTTGATATTTTGGGTTATACCATGAATGTTACATCAAAGATTACATCAATTACATCACCCAATAAAATATCAGTTGGGGAAAATGTATACAAGCTGCTGCATCCCCAAATTCAAACAAGTTTTAAACAAGTTGAGTTTGATAGTAATGAATGGAAGTATATTGATATTAAATCAGGTGATCCTTATAAGGTCTACACTCTGAAGTAG
- a CDS encoding ChuX/HutX family heme-like substrate-binding protein, translated as MSDSQKVTFEEIIKDLLLLDNIMLSVRSQGAVAELKIDQNTPFRIKDQYATIGDEKGQWHAHINIFDTKVAKFVIEQRENGMKSYSLRFFNIDDGLILRVNFLKMYSPENAIVQENLSQYEKFYTKYGQKETLLLTVR; from the coding sequence ATGTCAGACTCTCAAAAAGTTACTTTTGAAGAAATAATCAAAGATTTACTTTTGCTGGATAATATCATGTTGTCAGTTAGGAGTCAAGGAGCGGTTGCTGAATTAAAAATAGATCAAAATACCCCTTTTCGAATCAAGGATCAATATGCAACCATAGGAGATGAAAAGGGTCAATGGCACGCTCATATTAATATTTTTGATACAAAGGTAGCTAAATTTGTGATAGAACAAAGGGAAAACGGTATGAAAAGTTATAGTTTAAGGTTCTTTAATATAGATGATGGACTGATCTTGCGTGTAAATTTTCTTAAGATGTATAGTCCTGAAAATGCAATAGTGCAGGAGAATCTGTCTCAATACGAAAAATTCTATACAAAGTATGGACAAAAGGAGACACTGTTACTAACAGTAAGATAA
- a CDS encoding DUF4443 domain-containing protein produces the protein MHLVINTLNSISSRYAPSRVLSFNSAHVFKTLQLIDREGYVSRLLLINELQLGEGSIKTLIKHLKMEKLIITTNKGTTMSERGRKIYEEMSRFICAENQIPRSSISVSVFNYAVLLKFVKYAIRQGVEQRDAAIKMGAKGATTLVYKDGKFMIPGTKYNALRDEKALEKLLKDKLNPVDDDIIIIGSDDSSIVLSELAAKSAALYTLESHGDHKDFKLVPNQKTVTSKKITN, from the coding sequence GTGCATCTTGTAATCAATACACTAAATTCTATATCAAGCAGATATGCACCAAGTAGAGTTTTATCCTTTAATTCAGCTCATGTTTTTAAAACTTTGCAGCTGATAGACAGAGAAGGTTACGTAAGTAGGTTGTTATTGATAAATGAGCTACAACTTGGAGAAGGATCGATAAAGACATTGATAAAACATCTGAAAATGGAAAAGTTGATTATTACCACAAATAAGGGTACAACAATGTCTGAAAGAGGCAGAAAAATCTATGAAGAAATGTCAAGATTTATTTGTGCCGAGAATCAAATTCCGAGAAGTTCAATTTCAGTGTCTGTTTTCAATTATGCCGTATTATTAAAATTTGTAAAATACGCAATCAGACAGGGAGTAGAGCAGAGAGATGCAGCAATAAAGATGGGGGCAAAGGGGGCGACAACCCTTGTTTATAAAGACGGAAAATTTATGATCCCTGGAACAAAATACAATGCATTAAGGGATGAAAAGGCATTAGAAAAGCTTCTAAAGGATAAGTTAAATCCTGTTGACGATGACATTATAATAATAGGAAGCGATGATTCAAGTATAGTGTTATCTGAGCTAGCAGCAAAATCAGCTGCTCTTTATACCTTGGAGAGCCATGGTGATCATAAGGATTTTAAATTAGTTCCCAATCAAAAGACAGTTACCAGCAAAAAAATTACCAATTAA
- a CDS encoding FAD-binding protein, which produces MTEDNNSQINYYCYDVIVIGGGSAGLRAAIEAHDRGSAVLLISKSKQGDPHTVLARGGINAAIGSMDPKDNWMIHASDTLIEGEHIADYERVEILCKSAPEAINELVNWGARFHREEDGRLTQRFFGAHTYRRTVFYEDWTGDEMIRVLMRQVMERKIPIIDDIYVTKLLVEYDHAKHVEKSIPIRCKIKGAVGIDIRRKQLVKFDCKSLILATGGYTRVYSVSSSRNYEHYGEGIELAYEAGVDLVDMEMVQFHPTGMVWPQNALGTLATEAIRGEGGILLNSRNERFMKKYYPERMELGPRDVVARAIFNEIAEGRGTPHKGVWLDVTDLSLNKILDRLPTMYKQFKDIAGVDISREKMEVGPTAHYSMGGLSVDFNCKTKVEGLFAAGELISQIHGANRLGGNSLLDTIVFGKIAGREASIFEKQTHGSVCDTPSELKKQEKAQNFQMDDFMVINEPEGFRKEIQNTMDQYVGIVRNAKNLQKGLAKILVLKDKFKSQLRILNQIELHDDYNIKNLIATLEVKSSLIVCEAIIKSALMREESRGAHFRTDFPSINNDTWRVNIYCTKDNSDGTKMTLYKKNVKEVKGPIEEVISSQVKAVHNNESE; this is translated from the coding sequence ATGACCGAGGATAACAATAGTCAGATTAATTATTATTGTTATGATGTTATAGTTATTGGTGGCGGTTCTGCAGGTCTAAGAGCTGCAATTGAGGCACATGACAGAGGGTCAGCGGTTCTATTAATTAGTAAGAGTAAACAAGGTGATCCTCATACTGTCCTTGCAAGGGGTGGGATTAATGCAGCAATTGGATCGATGGACCCGAAAGATAACTGGATGATACATGCTTCTGACACACTAATAGAAGGAGAGCATATTGCAGATTATGAGAGAGTCGAGATTCTTTGCAAGAGCGCACCCGAAGCCATAAACGAATTGGTCAACTGGGGAGCTAGATTTCATAGAGAGGAGGATGGGAGACTCACGCAGCGTTTCTTTGGAGCCCATACATATAGAAGAACTGTTTTTTACGAAGACTGGACCGGTGATGAGATGATCCGTGTGCTAATGCGACAAGTTATGGAAAGAAAGATCCCTATAATTGATGATATTTATGTCACAAAATTGCTGGTCGAATATGACCATGCAAAACATGTTGAAAAGTCAATTCCTATACGATGTAAAATAAAAGGAGCTGTCGGTATTGACATTAGGAGAAAACAGCTTGTCAAGTTTGACTGCAAATCCCTGATACTAGCAACGGGTGGATATACCAGAGTATATTCTGTTAGCAGCTCAAGAAATTATGAGCATTATGGTGAAGGCATCGAGCTGGCATATGAAGCGGGAGTTGATTTAGTGGATATGGAAATGGTTCAATTTCATCCAACGGGTATGGTATGGCCCCAAAATGCACTAGGTACTCTTGCCACAGAAGCCATTCGTGGGGAAGGCGGAATCCTATTGAATTCAAGAAATGAGAGATTTATGAAAAAATATTATCCAGAAAGGATGGAACTAGGTCCTCGAGATGTAGTAGCACGAGCAATTTTCAACGAAATTGCAGAAGGAAGAGGTACACCACATAAAGGGGTTTGGTTAGACGTCACAGATCTCTCCCTAAACAAAATTTTAGATAGGCTGCCCACTATGTACAAACAATTCAAGGATATAGCAGGAGTCGACATTTCCAGAGAAAAAATGGAAGTAGGTCCCACTGCACATTACTCAATGGGAGGATTGTCGGTGGATTTTAATTGTAAAACAAAAGTTGAGGGCTTGTTTGCAGCTGGTGAATTAATTAGTCAGATTCATGGTGCTAATAGATTAGGCGGTAATAGTTTACTTGATACAATAGTATTTGGCAAGATTGCAGGAAGGGAAGCCTCGATTTTTGAAAAACAAACACATGGATCAGTATGTGACACTCCATCAGAGTTGAAAAAACAGGAGAAGGCACAAAATTTTCAAATGGATGATTTCATGGTAATAAATGAGCCCGAAGGATTTCGCAAGGAAATTCAAAATACAATGGATCAGTATGTAGGAATAGTAAGGAACGCAAAAAACCTTCAAAAAGGTCTAGCGAAAATTCTAGTCCTGAAAGACAAGTTTAAGTCACAACTTAGAATTTTGAACCAAATTGAACTACACGATGATTACAACATTAAAAACCTGATTGCCACATTGGAAGTCAAGTCCTCATTGATTGTATGCGAGGCAATTATAAAAAGTGCCTTAATGAGAGAAGAAAGCCGTGGTGCACACTTTCGTACAGATTTTCCATCTATAAATAACGATACTTGGCGCGTAAACATATACTGTACTAAGGACAATAGCGATGGCACTAAAATGACGTTATACAAAAAAAATGTTAAGGAAGTTAAGGGACCTATTGAGGAAGTGATAAGCAGTCAGGTAAAGGCAGTTCACAATAATGAATCTGAGTGA
- a CDS encoding 4Fe-4S binding protein: MASIGNMMLTDKYDLFRYKYLANFWRSNYYPLVFQVALAAIMIGMIYDGFFGSTSYAENTLTMGAFFAFWWGIIFVMGVMGRSWCAICPVGAISGAVNRFNRGFNFPRRLSNWALPAASYAILLWGLQLVFDWRTTPLATTIWFVGIIGLAIGMGIMFKGRSFCKYMCPITAPLAVMARISPIEIRARTQGSTYSETYIKNIPMLRNSEEKNRKNNIESTNSKKMIDPECKECKTHDCAKGNEETEGCPWGQHPSVMIENNACSMCMKCTHSCPSGQPMRLRLRNPLSELSKVFRPNAGEIAIIMILLSYYSIWEWYTLADTWFPGTSTILIDGLSSALPFFTPDNIEYYLVGTFMTIGIVLGLYSLASYGSTKISKTRFKVNFNNYGYAYLFIFILPLPLSVTIGYVPYYGEFANMALNHLGINMNLSDGFVFQDFIIYKNSDYDIKFTETLYAFPVLFAIPIGIYLVIRISKNILDKHATNKSLIMTGLPHMVLIALFTLLAFYSSIQSVINY; the protein is encoded by the coding sequence ATGGCGTCTATTGGTAACATGATGCTTACTGATAAGTATGATCTGTTTAGATATAAATATTTAGCAAATTTTTGGAGGAGTAATTACTATCCTCTAGTTTTTCAGGTAGCTTTAGCTGCAATCATGATTGGAATGATTTATGATGGTTTTTTTGGTTCTACCTCTTATGCTGAGAATACATTAACGATGGGAGCTTTCTTTGCTTTTTGGTGGGGAATTATTTTTGTTATGGGTGTTATGGGTCGTTCATGGTGCGCTATATGTCCAGTAGGGGCCATTTCAGGTGCAGTAAACAGATTCAATAGAGGATTTAATTTTCCGAGGAGACTAAGTAATTGGGCTTTACCAGCTGCAAGTTATGCAATTTTGTTGTGGGGTCTACAATTAGTATTTGATTGGAGGACTACTCCTCTCGCCACTACTATTTGGTTCGTAGGCATCATAGGATTAGCTATAGGCATGGGAATTATGTTTAAGGGTCGTTCATTTTGCAAATATATGTGTCCTATAACTGCTCCACTTGCCGTAATGGCTAGAATATCGCCCATTGAAATTAGAGCAAGAACACAAGGATCCACTTACTCTGAAACATATATCAAAAATATACCAATGCTAAGAAATAGTGAGGAAAAAAATAGAAAAAATAATATCGAGTCTACAAATTCAAAAAAAATGATCGATCCCGAATGCAAAGAATGTAAAACTCATGATTGTGCTAAAGGTAACGAAGAGACCGAAGGCTGTCCTTGGGGCCAACATCCATCCGTAATGATAGAAAATAATGCTTGTAGTATGTGTATGAAATGCACTCACAGTTGTCCATCAGGACAACCAATGAGGCTAAGATTAAGAAACCCTTTATCAGAATTATCGAAGGTTTTTAGACCCAATGCAGGTGAAATCGCCATAATAATGATTTTGCTGTCCTATTATTCAATTTGGGAATGGTATACCCTTGCAGACACGTGGTTTCCAGGAACTTCAACTATATTAATTGATGGACTTAGTTCTGCATTGCCATTCTTTACTCCAGATAATATTGAATACTATCTCGTGGGAACATTTATGACAATTGGAATCGTTTTAGGTTTGTATTCACTTGCTTCCTATGGTTCAACTAAAATCTCAAAGACTAGATTTAAGGTTAACTTTAACAATTATGGTTACGCATATTTGTTTATATTTATTTTGCCATTGCCATTATCTGTGACTATAGGTTACGTTCCGTACTATGGGGAGTTTGCCAATATGGCTTTGAATCATCTGGGCATTAACATGAATCTTTCAGACGGATTTGTATTTCAAGACTTTATAATCTACAAGAATTCAGATTACGATATTAAATTCACAGAAACCTTGTATGCATTTCCTGTCTTGTTTGCAATCCCTATCGGAATTTATTTGGTTATCCGTATATCTAAAAATATTCTAGATAAACATGCGACTAATAAAAGTCTAATAATGACTGGACTTCCACATATGGTTCTAATAGCGCTGTTCACCCTACTTGCATTTTATTCTAGTATCCAAAGCGTAATCAATTACTAA
- a CDS encoding CbtB domain-containing protein, which translates to MSSVNDLQIIQKDQTPKLAIALLAVIAIISVYIVGYDQGQLFSLVQGNQAYDAMWVHEFTHDIRHAAGFPCH; encoded by the coding sequence ATGAGTTCTGTTAATGATCTTCAAATTATACAAAAGGATCAGACTCCTAAATTAGCAATTGCACTTTTAGCAGTTATTGCAATAATTAGTGTTTACATTGTAGGTTACGATCAGGGTCAACTATTTAGTTTAGTTCAAGGGAATCAAGCTTATGATGCTATGTGGGTTCACGAGTTTACACATGATATAAGACATGCAGCAGGATTTCCTTGTCATTAA
- a CDS encoding pyruvoyl-dependent arginine decarboxylase: MLYVPKIMFFTKGKGTHKDYLTSFELALRDAAISDLNLVSVSSIKPPLCKIVNRVEGRKYLRPGQIVFTVMARSSTNEPNRLIAASIGLARPADDAQFGYLSEHHSTGETATKAGDYAEDLAMEMLATTLGLPNDPTLGWDQNEEQWKLSGKIYKTQNFTQSAQGNKDGMWTTVISSAVLIL, from the coding sequence ATGTTATATGTTCCAAAAATCATGTTTTTTACGAAAGGTAAAGGTACTCATAAAGATTACCTTACCAGCTTTGAACTCGCATTGCGTGATGCCGCTATAAGTGACTTGAACTTGGTGTCCGTTTCCAGTATTAAACCTCCGCTTTGCAAAATAGTAAATAGAGTTGAAGGGAGGAAATATCTCAGGCCTGGTCAGATTGTTTTCACAGTCATGGCAAGGTCGTCTACTAATGAACCTAACCGGTTAATTGCTGCATCTATAGGTTTGGCTAGACCAGCTGACGATGCTCAATTTGGATATTTGTCTGAGCATCATTCAACTGGAGAAACGGCTACTAAGGCAGGCGACTATGCAGAAGATTTGGCAATGGAGATGTTGGCGACTACCCTTGGATTACCTAACGATCCGACGCTTGGTTGGGATCAGAACGAAGAACAATGGAAACTTTCCGGAAAAATTTACAAAACCCAGAATTTCACTCAATCTGCTCAAGGGAATAAAGACGGCATGTGGACGACGGTAATTAGTTCGGCAGTTTTGATTCTATAG
- a CDS encoding anti-sigma factor: MKRVKVSLILIAFAAIFSMTLHLDQVSAEPITMDINKALDPGPGFGTEKIGTLSIDAQNKTLDISVNMTAIPKQDKVFEAWLVDADGSNYKLSLGAIEGGSLKTSEHMANPYTYTEFIVTEEPLEDADPNAAGTYGGAELQSPFGQ, translated from the coding sequence TTGAAAAGAGTAAAAGTATCTTTAATACTGATCGCATTCGCTGCCATATTTTCAATGACTCTTCACCTTGATCAAGTAAGCGCTGAACCAATCACAATGGATATCAACAAAGCTTTAGACCCTGGTCCGGGATTTGGAACAGAAAAAATAGGAACACTATCTATTGACGCGCAAAATAAGACTTTAGATATATCTGTCAATATGACTGCGATTCCGAAACAGGATAAAGTATTTGAAGCATGGTTAGTTGATGCCGACGGATCTAATTACAAGCTTAGTCTGGGTGCTATTGAAGGCGGAAGTCTCAAGACTTCAGAGCATATGGCAAATCCATATACTTACACAGAGTTCATTGTTACTGAAGAGCCATTAGAAGACGCAGATCCAAATGCAGCAGGAACTTATGGGGGAGCTGAGTTACAGTCTCCATTTGGACAATAA